The following are encoded in a window of Qingrenia yutianensis genomic DNA:
- a CDS encoding RNA polymerase sigma factor, giving the protein MPFYDEYDTNSEVLKAVMSLPEKERIAVYMYYYEGYKSAEIAHITGKTDTAVRTYLMRARKKLKEMLKEDYDFE; this is encoded by the coding sequence ATGCCGTTTTACGACGAATACGACACAAATTCCGAGGTGTTAAAGGCGGTAATGTCGCTCCCCGAAAAGGAAAGAATTGCAGTTTATATGTATTACTACGAGGGATATAAGAGCGCCGAAATAGCGCATATCACGGGCAAAACCGACACCGCGGTGCGGACGTATCTTATGCGTGCGCGCAAAAAATTAAAAGAAATGCTGAAGGAGGATTATGATTTTGAGTAA
- a CDS encoding RNA polymerase sigma factor, whose product METAQITRLVEKYGDMLLKISYTYLKSRADAEDAVQEIFMRVIEKSPQWTDENHCRNWLIRSAVNVCKNKLKSF is encoded by the coding sequence TTGGAAACGGCGCAGATAACAAGGCTGGTTGAAAAATACGGCGATATGCTTTTGAAAATTTCATATACATATTTAAAAAGCAGGGCGGACGCAGAGGACGCAGTGCAGGAGATTTTTATGCGCGTAATTGAAAAATCACCGCAGTGGACCGACGAAAATCACTGCCGAAATTGGCTTATCCGCTCCGCCGTAAACGTTTGCAAAAACAAATTAAAATCGTTTTGA
- a CDS encoding DUF4367 domain-containing protein, which produces MFELMGYDFSSVGQYASFTKAGANDNNAVQIPNPLVEYKTVDEAKNTLSFDAPVPTFVPDGYKIDYVGTIAGETLQIFYKNGKNEIVFRAAKGSDDISGDYNVYKNTKTVSVNGTDAKYRENVETSGAVWTKDGLTFSVYADTVISEKDASDIIASVK; this is translated from the coding sequence ATGTTCGAGCTTATGGGATACGATTTCAGCTCGGTCGGTCAGTACGCAAGCTTTACAAAAGCAGGCGCAAACGATAATAACGCGGTGCAAATTCCCAATCCGCTTGTTGAATATAAAACGGTTGACGAGGCTAAAAATACTCTTTCGTTTGACGCACCCGTTCCGACATTTGTTCCCGACGGATACAAAATTGATTACGTCGGCACAATCGCAGGCGAAACACTTCAGATTTTTTATAAAAACGGCAAAAACGAGATAGTTTTCCGCGCTGCAAAGGGCAGTGATGACATCAGCGGTGACTACAACGTGTATAAAAACACAAAAACCGTAAGCGTAAACGGAACAGACGCAAAATACCGCGAAAACGTCGAAACGTCGGGCGCGGTATGGACAAAGGACGGTCTTACTTTCTCGGTTTATGCCGACACGGTGATTTCGGAAAAAGACGCTTCGGATATTATCGCAAGCGTTAAATAA
- a CDS encoding ABC transporter ATP-binding protein translates to MDDKKYSTSELIRRFLPYFKPYRKTLYFDLFCAFLTTVCEIVLPMIIRKITNTAIEDVTLLTVRMVLSLALLYFVLRIIDTFANYYMSNTGHVMGAKIETDMRSSAYSHLQKLSETYFNNTKVGQIMGRITSDLFDITEFSHHCPEEFFIAAVKITVSFIILSRINLALTVMVFAFVPIMTVVCRAINKKMRAAFKRQRYLIGELNASIEDTLLGQRVVKAFANEEMEIGKFEVGNKDFLNIKKHCYNLMGLFNTSTRVFDGLMYLTVILGGGLFLVYRKILPGDMVAYVMYVSTLIATIRRIIEFAEQFQRGMTGIERFLEIMDADIDIFDEPGAKDIVSPKGNIVFDNVSFEYPDDHNKVLKNLNLSIKSGEKIAIVGPSGGGKTTLCNLIPRFYDATSGKITIDGEDIRKITLKSLRQNIGIVQQDVYIFSGTIFENIAYGKIGATLDEVKEAAKKAGADEFIKELKDGYNTYVGERGVKLSGGQKQRISIARVFLKNPPIIILDEATSALDNESEYEVAKSLGALAKGRTTLTIAHRLSSIKNSDRILVLTNDGISEEGTHDTLMAKKGIYYNFYMRANEIKV, encoded by the coding sequence ATGGATGACAAAAAATATTCAACAAGCGAGCTTATAAGGCGGTTTCTGCCGTATTTTAAGCCGTACAGAAAAACGCTTTATTTCGACCTTTTCTGCGCATTTTTAACAACGGTGTGCGAAATCGTTCTTCCTATGATAATCCGAAAAATCACCAACACTGCGATTGAGGACGTCACGCTTCTTACCGTGCGAATGGTGCTGTCGCTGGCGCTTTTGTATTTTGTTTTGCGAATTATCGACACTTTTGCAAACTATTATATGTCGAACACGGGTCACGTTATGGGCGCGAAAATCGAAACGGATATGCGTTCGAGCGCGTATTCGCATTTGCAGAAGCTTTCGGAAACGTATTTCAACAATACAAAAGTCGGTCAGATTATGGGGCGCATAACCAGCGACCTTTTCGACATCACCGAGTTTTCGCATCACTGTCCCGAAGAATTTTTCATCGCGGCGGTAAAAATCACCGTGTCGTTTATAATTTTGTCGCGCATAAATCTTGCGCTCACGGTTATGGTTTTTGCGTTCGTGCCGATTATGACTGTTGTGTGCCGTGCCATAAACAAAAAAATGCGCGCCGCGTTCAAAAGACAGAGGTATCTTATCGGCGAGCTTAACGCGAGCATTGAGGACACTCTCCTTGGTCAGCGCGTTGTAAAGGCGTTTGCAAACGAGGAAATGGAAATCGGTAAATTTGAGGTCGGCAACAAGGATTTTCTCAATATAAAAAAGCATTGCTACAATCTTATGGGACTTTTCAACACGTCAACAAGGGTGTTTGACGGGCTTATGTATCTCACGGTAATTCTCGGCGGAGGTCTGTTTTTGGTTTACCGCAAAATTCTGCCGGGCGATATGGTTGCGTATGTTATGTACGTTTCAACGCTCATTGCCACAATCCGCAGAATTATCGAGTTTGCCGAGCAGTTTCAGCGCGGTATGACGGGTATTGAAAGGTTTTTGGAAATTATGGACGCGGATATTGATATTTTCGACGAACCGGGCGCGAAAGACATTGTTTCGCCCAAGGGAAATATCGTGTTCGACAACGTAAGCTTTGAATATCCCGACGACCACAACAAGGTGCTGAAAAACTTAAATCTTTCCATTAAATCGGGCGAAAAAATCGCAATCGTCGGACCGTCTGGCGGAGGAAAAACCACGCTTTGCAATCTTATTCCGCGTTTTTACGACGCGACAAGCGGAAAAATTACCATAGACGGCGAAGACATACGCAAAATAACGCTGAAATCGTTAAGGCAGAACATCGGCATCGTTCAGCAGGACGTTTACATTTTTTCGGGCACGATTTTTGAAAATATCGCCTACGGAAAGATAGGCGCGACGCTTGATGAGGTGAAAGAAGCGGCGAAAAAAGCCGGCGCGGACGAGTTTATAAAAGAACTTAAAGACGGCTACAACACGTACGTCGGCGAGCGCGGTGTTAAGCTTTCGGGCGGTCAGAAGCAGAGGATAAGCATAGCGCGCGTGTTTTTGAAAAATCCGCCGATAATCATACTCGACGAGGCGACCAGCGCGCTGGACAACGAGAGTGAATACGAGGTTGCAAAGTCGCTCGGTGCTCTTGCAAAGGGAAGAACGACGCTCACAATCGCGCACAGGCTGTCGAGCATAAAAAATTCCGACAGAATTTTGGTGCTCACAAACGACGGCATTTCCGAGGAGGGCACGCACGACACACTTATGGCAAAAAAGGGAATTTATTACAATTTTTATATGCGCGCAAACGAGATAAAAGTGTGA
- a CDS encoding oligosaccharide flippase family protein, with translation MTKKRFLLNTLLISGTSALLKCAGLFFRVYLSNTIGAEGMGLYQLIFSLYVFLISLTSAGVSLAVTRVVSEQRGADALGAKRQVTSCALMYVFCTFLVILTVMSLFAEEICTHFLNDARCTESIRILTYSLLFIGFSAVFKGYFTAEGKAYHISNSQILEDFVKIFTVVFVFTKFGVYDITFACRVIMRSIVLAEMCSCLFLFLFYKRNVRNVRKTHKPHVSRRFLATVSAVSLGGIITSFLHTAENVLIPSGLLKYGNSAKNALSLYGMLRGMAMPVLLFPSSVIGAFSMLLVPEITRADACGEKKKINYTIYRVFQFTFVCAIFISGVFIAYSDEISLLIYKNAEVGKIIKILAPYLPFMYADGVIFALLAGLDMQKQALAITAADSLMRVIMIYFLVPKFGFSGIVATLYASNLSTPIFGSFALFKRTGARVSVFKFVLLPSLAVMCSTALAGVLSGANLMIGIFLSGVLYLVFVRASNVLSHEDMMWLMSSVKLNKKKK, from the coding sequence GTGACAAAAAAGCGTTTTTTGCTGAATACATTGCTTATTTCGGGTACGTCCGCGCTCCTTAAATGCGCAGGACTTTTTTTCAGAGTTTACCTTTCAAACACAATCGGCGCGGAGGGAATGGGGCTTTATCAGCTCATTTTTTCGCTCTACGTTTTTCTCATTTCGCTAACAAGCGCAGGGGTGAGCCTTGCCGTCACGCGCGTTGTGTCTGAGCAGAGAGGCGCGGACGCATTGGGCGCAAAACGTCAGGTGACGTCGTGCGCGCTGATGTACGTTTTCTGCACATTTTTAGTAATTCTTACGGTTATGAGCCTTTTTGCGGAGGAAATCTGCACGCATTTTTTAAACGACGCGCGGTGCACCGAAAGTATAAGAATACTTACCTACAGCCTTTTATTTATCGGATTTTCCGCGGTTTTTAAAGGATATTTCACCGCCGAGGGCAAGGCGTATCACATTTCAAATTCGCAGATTTTAGAGGATTTTGTAAAAATTTTCACGGTGGTTTTTGTGTTCACAAAATTCGGCGTGTACGACATAACATTTGCGTGCCGTGTGATTATGCGTTCCATTGTGCTTGCGGAAATGTGTTCGTGCCTGTTTTTGTTTTTGTTCTATAAAAGAAATGTGCGAAACGTCAGAAAAACGCATAAACCGCACGTTTCACGGCGGTTTCTCGCCACGGTTTCCGCAGTGTCGCTGGGCGGAATTATAACGTCGTTTTTGCACACCGCAGAAAATGTGCTGATACCGTCGGGGCTTTTAAAATACGGAAATTCCGCAAAAAACGCGCTGTCGCTGTACGGTATGCTCCGCGGTATGGCAATGCCGGTTTTGCTTTTCCCGTCGTCGGTAATCGGCGCGTTTTCAATGCTTCTCGTCCCCGAAATCACGCGCGCCGACGCGTGCGGTGAGAAAAAGAAAATCAACTACACAATCTACCGCGTTTTTCAGTTTACGTTTGTTTGCGCAATTTTCATTTCGGGCGTTTTTATCGCGTATTCCGACGAAATTTCGCTTTTGATTTATAAAAACGCAGAGGTTGGGAAAATTATAAAAATTCTCGCGCCGTATTTGCCGTTTATGTATGCCGATGGAGTGATTTTTGCCTTGCTTGCAGGGCTTGATATGCAAAAACAGGCTCTTGCAATCACCGCCGCCGATTCGCTTATGCGTGTGATAATGATATATTTTCTCGTGCCTAAATTCGGATTTTCGGGAATTGTCGCAACGCTCTATGCGAGCAATCTCTCGACGCCGATTTTCGGAAGTTTTGCGCTTTTTAAGCGTACGGGCGCACGGGTGAGTGTTTTTAAATTCGTGCTTTTGCCGAGCCTCGCGGTGATGTGTTCCACCGCGCTTGCAGGCGTACTTTCGGGCGCAAATCTTATGATAGGAATTTTCCTTTCAGGTGTGCTGTATCTCGTTTTTGTGCGCGCGTCAAACGTTTTGTCGCACGAGGATATGATGTGGCTGATGAGCAGTGTTAAGCTTAATAAAAAGAAAAAATAA
- a CDS encoding MunI family type II restriction endonuclease, which produces MGKKALSGRKNWQQQGGLKALQAETNLYDVFSDYFKGTEYILHKKPKHLKNLYAKVMLPQNIIEQIYNPTLDLTKTKWGVSPDFAIENTKTKKILFGEIKRQDGWVEGKNPSAGRGNAHERLCKLFTPGLLKAYREIGGIDSDDTLPFWVVFEGDITRDPKRNREIAFWFDKYENNYFMWRPNMTGEDLVMHFEKKLKKYLD; this is translated from the coding sequence ATGGGGAAAAAGGCGTTAAGCGGGAGAAAAAATTGGCAGCAACAGGGTGGGCTCAAAGCTTTACAGGCCGAAACGAATTTATACGATGTTTTTAGCGATTACTTTAAGGGTACAGAATACATATTGCATAAAAAACCTAAACATTTGAAGAATTTATATGCTAAAGTTATGTTGCCACAAAATATAATTGAACAAATTTATAATCCTACACTTGATCTTACGAAAACTAAATGGGGTGTTTCTCCTGATTTTGCGATTGAAAATACAAAAACAAAGAAAATATTGTTTGGCGAAATCAAGCGGCAGGATGGCTGGGTAGAAGGGAAAAATCCTAGTGCAGGCCGAGGAAATGCACACGAAAGATTATGTAAACTTTTTACACCGGGTCTGTTAAAAGCATATCGAGAAATTGGTGGTATTGACAGTGATGATACTCTTCCGTTTTGGGTCGTTTTTGAAGGCGATATTACTAGAGATCCAAAACGAAACAGAGAAATTGCCTTTTGGTTTGATAAATATGAAAACAATTACTTCATGTGGAGGCCAAATATGACGGGTGAAGACTTAGTTATGCATTTTGAGAAAAAATTAAAGAAGTATTTGGATTAA
- a CDS encoding helix-turn-helix domain-containing protein, with translation MIKENFGKRVQKLRKQSGLSQEKFALLIDMDRTYFASVESGKRNISIENISKIARGLNVPLEELFRGL, from the coding sequence ATGATTAAAGAGAACTTTGGAAAAAGAGTTCAAAAATTGAGAAAACAAAGCGGGTTGAGTCAAGAAAAATTTGCACTGTTAATAGATATGGATAGAACATATTTTGCATCTGTAGAATCCGGAAAACGCAACATCTCAATAGAAAATATATCAAAAATTGCACGAGGCTTAAATGTTCCGTTAGAAGAATTATTTAGGGGGTTATAA
- a CDS encoding MT-A70 family methyltransferase — translation MSDLNKSMASGYSKYNPEAKKRKKNNPLDELYPLLPDKKYQVIYADPPWDYGGKMQYDKTCIKTENIGFERNIFISSASFKYPTVKLNDLKKLNVPSIADDDCILFMWTTGPQFANSIELGESWGFEYKTVAFVWDKQVHNPGRYTLSQTEFVLAFKKGKFPAPRGARNVRQLVSVHRGKHSEKPEIVIDGITKMFPEQSKIELFARKNYYGWDNWGLEIPNKKIEILSNKETEENIQFSLI, via the coding sequence ATGAGCGATTTAAACAAATCTATGGCTAGCGGGTATTCCAAATACAATCCAGAGGCAAAAAAACGGAAAAAGAATAATCCCTTAGATGAGTTATATCCTCTATTGCCCGACAAAAAATATCAAGTTATATACGCTGACCCTCCGTGGGACTATGGCGGGAAGATGCAGTATGATAAAACTTGTATTAAAACAGAAAATATTGGATTTGAAAGAAATATTTTTATAAGTTCTGCAAGCTTTAAGTACCCTACGGTTAAGCTTAATGATCTCAAAAAATTAAATGTTCCATCCATTGCTGATGATGATTGCATTTTATTTATGTGGACAACAGGTCCTCAGTTTGCAAATTCAATAGAATTGGGTGAAAGTTGGGGATTTGAATACAAAACTGTTGCGTTTGTTTGGGATAAACAAGTTCATAATCCCGGCAGATATACATTATCTCAAACCGAATTTGTGCTCGCATTTAAAAAAGGAAAATTTCCTGCACCTCGTGGAGCAAGAAATGTTAGACAATTAGTTTCTGTTCATCGTGGGAAGCATAGTGAGAAACCGGAAATTGTAATTGATGGTATTACTAAAATGTTTCCGGAACAATCAAAAATTGAATTATTTGCCCGAAAAAACTATTATGGGTGGGATAATTGGGGATTGGAAATTCCGAATAAAAAAATAGAAATTTTGTCGAATAAGGAAACAGAAGAAAATATACAGTTCTCGCTTATATAA
- a CDS encoding M20 metallopeptidase family protein produces MTDIKNEINALEDEIINLRRTLHRHPEFAFCEFKTGEIIKDFLKKHNIDYKDGIAKTGICADIKGAENGKTILVRADIDALKITEQNDVEYRSENNGFMHACGHDFHIAIALYCAAVIKKIQNEINGNVRFIFQPAEEETGGALDMINEGVLKNVDTAVGLHVDPETETGKITVKDGEFFASPDFFNAEIIGKGSHGAQPQNAVDPIKILTEILFNIHKNVDSATENEVVMSVCKVNSGFSENSIPDTASFGGTVRAFDNVLRKKADKAIEKTIKTACEKAGAKYEYKYTYLYPPLINDKNVTELLIKSAEKAVGKENILTAEKNMLGDDFSYIAENVPSCYFKLGCRNDEKISSNKLHTPNFNPNENAIKIGAEIFVNFILDNM; encoded by the coding sequence ATGACGGATATTAAAAACGAAATAAACGCGCTTGAGGACGAAATTATAAATTTACGGCGCACTCTGCACCGTCACCCCGAATTTGCGTTCTGCGAATTTAAGACGGGCGAAATTATTAAAGATTTTCTGAAAAAACACAATATTGACTATAAAGACGGCATTGCAAAAACGGGTATCTGCGCCGATATAAAGGGCGCCGAAAACGGCAAAACAATCCTCGTCCGCGCCGACATTGACGCACTCAAAATTACCGAGCAAAACGACGTGGAATATAGGTCGGAAAATAACGGATTTATGCACGCGTGCGGTCACGATTTTCACATTGCCATTGCGCTGTACTGCGCCGCCGTTATCAAAAAAATTCAAAATGAAATAAACGGCAACGTTAGGTTCATTTTTCAGCCTGCCGAGGAGGAAACGGGCGGTGCGCTGGATATGATAAACGAGGGTGTGTTAAAAAACGTCGATACGGCAGTCGGTCTGCACGTTGACCCCGAAACCGAAACGGGCAAAATAACCGTTAAGGACGGCGAATTTTTCGCCTCGCCCGACTTTTTCAACGCCGAGATTATCGGCAAAGGCTCGCACGGCGCACAGCCGCAGAACGCTGTTGACCCAATTAAAATTTTGACCGAAATTTTGTTTAACATTCACAAAAACGTTGACAGTGCTACCGAAAACGAAGTTGTGATGTCGGTGTGCAAGGTAAATTCGGGATTTTCCGAAAATTCTATTCCCGACACCGCGTCTTTCGGGGGCACGGTGCGCGCATTTGACAACGTTTTGCGCAAAAAGGCGGACAAAGCGATTGAGAAAACAATCAAAACCGCGTGCGAAAAAGCGGGCGCAAAATATGAGTATAAATATACCTATCTTTACCCTCCGCTCATCAACGACAAAAACGTTACCGAGCTCCTTATAAAGAGTGCTGAAAAGGCAGTCGGAAAAGAAAACATTCTCACCGCCGAAAAAAATATGCTGGGCGACGATTTTTCATATATCGCCGAGAATGTGCCGTCGTGCTATTTTAAGCTGGGGTGCAGAAACGATGAAAAGATTTCGTCTAACAAGCTCCACACGCCGAATTTCAACCCGAACGAAAATGCTATAAAAATCGGCGCGGAAATTTTTGTGAATTTTATTCTTGATAATATGTAA
- a CDS encoding DUF6873 family GME fold protein, with translation MTIIPNLPEKNPEIFIINKFADESMFKSTNARIIKGEKVQNLTAPTDTHIDMQFVHLGGNKFVCEKSLYPYYKAVLGEKFDIVCGETALESHYPGDIAYNIARVGRFVIHNFKYTDSVIKKYISDNNLVCVNVSQGYAKCNVCVADENSVITEDRGIFNACEKHGIDCLLIRSGYVSLKGYKNGFIGGASVKINKNTLAFFGEIENHPDFEKINDFLNTRSIKSVSLKKGALCDIGSAVVI, from the coding sequence ATGACTATTATTCCGAATTTGCCCGAAAAAAATCCCGAAATTTTCATAATTAACAAATTTGCGGACGAAAGTATGTTCAAAAGCACAAATGCGCGCATAATTAAAGGCGAAAAGGTGCAAAATTTAACTGCGCCGACAGATACTCACATTGATATGCAGTTTGTCCATCTCGGCGGAAATAAATTTGTGTGCGAAAAGTCGCTTTATCCGTATTATAAGGCGGTTTTGGGCGAAAAATTCGATATTGTGTGCGGAGAAACCGCGCTTGAAAGTCACTACCCCGGCGATATTGCATATAATATAGCAAGGGTCGGGAGGTTTGTTATTCACAATTTTAAATACACCGACAGTGTTATAAAAAAATATATTTCGGACAATAATCTTGTTTGCGTCAACGTTTCGCAGGGATACGCAAAATGCAATGTCTGCGTTGCAGACGAAAACTCGGTAATCACCGAAGATAGGGGCATTTTCAACGCCTGTGAAAAACACGGAATAGACTGTCTTTTAATCCGTTCGGGATACGTTTCGCTAAAAGGCTACAAAAACGGATTTATCGGCGGTGCGAGCGTTAAAATAAACAAAAATACGCTTGCGTTTTTCGGCGAAATCGAAAATCACCCCGACTTTGAAAAAATAAACGATTTTTTGAATACGCGCAGTATCAAAAGCGTATCGCTCAAAAAAGGTGCGCTTTGCGACATCGGGAGCGCGGTTGTAATATAA
- the ytxC gene encoding putative sporulation protein YtxC yields the protein MCYTVALDTDFFTKEQTEEFFEILNENSFIYGNFTGKNRLFIKTFLDSISSKEKISGIIADFVFKTYVKRYFLRAVDEIYYYFDKNEKDEIFASLDKEKDVKFISDAVLKYINENNFIEIKGFADFRLTDFLNGIFDAAESITDEYLEKKEYFEFVKLLKYFLDVQNSECERVDVFKNKNGEYVLIDENKNKIPLSDCEVSVEIADEILDVYDILLSELINLAPKKVVIHNKNMFENKEILKTIENIFENNVSYCDGCDLCEEFDKNDQNIKKDDKID from the coding sequence TTGTGCTACACCGTTGCACTTGACACCGATTTTTTTACCAAAGAACAAACCGAAGAATTTTTTGAAATTTTAAACGAAAACAGTTTTATTTACGGCAATTTTACGGGTAAAAACCGTCTTTTTATAAAAACGTTTCTCGACAGTATATCGTCGAAAGAAAAAATAAGCGGTATCATTGCGGATTTTGTTTTCAAAACGTATGTGAAACGCTATTTTTTGAGGGCGGTTGACGAAATTTATTATTATTTTGACAAAAACGAAAAAGACGAAATTTTCGCGTCGCTCGATAAAGAAAAAGACGTTAAATTTATATCGGACGCGGTTTTAAAATACATTAACGAAAACAATTTTATCGAAATAAAGGGTTTTGCCGATTTTCGGCTCACCGACTTTTTAAACGGAATTTTTGACGCTGCGGAAAGCATTACCGACGAATATCTCGAAAAGAAGGAATATTTCGAGTTTGTCAAGCTTTTGAAATATTTTCTCGACGTGCAAAATTCCGAGTGCGAGCGCGTGGACGTTTTTAAAAACAAAAACGGCGAATATGTGCTCATAGACGAAAACAAAAACAAAATTCCGCTTTCCGACTGCGAAGTGAGCGTTGAAATTGCGGACGAAATTCTGGACGTTTACGATATACTTTTGAGCGAGCTTATAAATCTCGCCCCTAAAAAGGTTGTCATCCATAATAAGAATATGTTTGAAAACAAAGAAATATTAAAAACAATCGAAAATATTTTTGAAAATAACGTAAGCTACTGTGACGGCTGTGATTTGTGCGAAGAATTTGACAAAAACGACCAAAACATCAAAAAAGATGATAAAATAGATTGA
- a CDS encoding B12-binding domain-containing radical SAM protein translates to MKTLISALNAKYVHSSLAVRCLKKYCTGFDVETKDYTINDSTDAIISDIFEKNPDVTAFSCYIWNIEKVLYICECLKKANPKFITVLGGLEVSYDAEDVMEKNGFIDFIISGEGEIPFKSLLQTLENGGDFKNVPSLTYRENGEILQNEKLGLCDINSYPFVYDSADELKNKIVYYESSRGCPYNCSYCLSGDGSRVSFLDTARVKDELMFFINNNIPLVKFVDRTFNADRKRADEIFDFIIKNTKNTKFHCELAGDLITDKTLEILKNAPEGVIQFEIGVQSTNEKTISAIGRKIDFDKLKDKIVPLINLKTIHIHLDLIAGLPYEDIESFKKSFNDVIALRPHMLQLGFLKLLKGSRIRNEAEKYGYVFKSKAPYEIISNDFMTFADICYLKKIEQMLDKFYNSGEFEKSMNYLFEKFESRFEIFDMLVKYFEKNRLFEIGLSTDMLCDAIKNTFANFKDFADCAEFDRMTNPKCKKKDDFEGNAKLKSVCFEFLKDTGMTHKYLPGFENFPAKKLVKFIQIRRFFNKFWLFNLKNNQYCDITEDFVKFCIESAQKV, encoded by the coding sequence ATGAAAACTCTTATCTCTGCGCTCAATGCAAAATATGTCCATTCAAGCCTTGCGGTGCGGTGTCTTAAAAAATACTGCACAGGCTTTGACGTTGAAACAAAGGATTACACTATAAACGACAGCACAGACGCCATAATATCGGATATTTTTGAAAAAAATCCCGACGTTACGGCGTTTTCGTGCTACATATGGAATATCGAAAAGGTGCTTTACATCTGCGAATGTTTAAAAAAAGCCAACCCGAAATTTATAACCGTTCTCGGCGGTCTTGAGGTGTCGTACGACGCGGAAGACGTTATGGAAAAGAACGGTTTTATTGATTTTATCATAAGCGGTGAGGGCGAAATTCCGTTTAAATCGCTTTTGCAGACGCTTGAAAACGGCGGTGATTTTAAAAACGTGCCGTCGCTTACCTACCGCGAAAACGGGGAAATTCTGCAAAATGAAAAACTCGGACTCTGCGACATCAACAGCTATCCTTTTGTGTACGACAGCGCGGACGAATTAAAAAACAAAATCGTCTACTACGAATCGTCGCGCGGCTGCCCGTATAATTGCAGTTACTGCCTTTCGGGCGATGGCAGCAGGGTGAGTTTTCTTGATACCGCGCGCGTTAAGGACGAGCTTATGTTTTTTATAAACAACAACATTCCGCTGGTTAAATTCGTTGACCGCACCTTTAATGCGGACAGAAAACGCGCCGACGAAATTTTTGATTTTATAATCAAAAACACCAAAAACACAAAATTTCACTGCGAACTTGCAGGCGATTTGATTACCGATAAAACGCTTGAAATATTGAAAAATGCGCCCGAGGGCGTCATTCAGTTTGAAATCGGCGTGCAGTCCACAAACGAAAAAACAATTTCGGCTATCGGCAGAAAAATTGATTTTGACAAACTTAAAGACAAAATCGTGCCGCTTATAAATCTTAAAACCATACATATTCATTTAGACCTTATCGCAGGTCTGCCGTACGAGGATATTGAAAGCTTTAAAAAATCGTTTAACGACGTTATAGCGCTCCGTCCGCATATGCTTCAGCTCGGATTTTTAAAGCTCTTGAAAGGTTCGCGCATACGAAACGAGGCGGAAAAATACGGTTACGTTTTCAAAAGCAAAGCGCCGTACGAAATTATTTCAAACGATTTTATGACGTTTGCCGATATTTGTTATCTTAAAAAAATCGAGCAAATGCTGGATAAGTTTTATAACAGCGGTGAATTTGAGAAAAGTATGAATTATCTTTTTGAAAAATTTGAAAGCCGTTTTGAAATTTTCGATATGCTGGTTAAATATTTTGAGAAAAACCGCCTTTTTGAAATAGGTCTTTCGACCGATATGCTCTGCGACGCGATAAAAAATACGTTTGCAAATTTTAAGGATTTTGCCGACTGTGCCGAGTTTGACCGTATGACAAACCCGAAATGCAAAAAGAAAGACGATTTTGAGGGCAATGCAAAATTAAAATCCGTGTGCTTTGAATTTTTGAAAGATACCGGTATGACGCATAAATATCTGCCCGGATTTGAAAATTTCCCCGCAAAAAAACTTGTGAAGTTTATACAAATCAGACGTTTTTTCAATAAATTCTGGCTGTTTAATCTGAAAAATAACCAATATTGCGACATAACGGAGGATTTTGTCAAATTTTGTATTGAAAGTGCACAAAAAGTGTGA